A single Nomascus leucogenys isolate Asia chromosome 14, Asia_NLE_v1, whole genome shotgun sequence DNA region contains:
- the REV1 gene encoding DNA repair protein REV1 isoform X3, with protein sequence MYNAVGISATVEPLQEHGIGHLGIGWQLGIKNGMFFGHAKQLCPNLQAVPYDFHAYKEVARTLYETLASYTHNIEAVSCDEALVDITEILAETKLTPDEFANAVRMEIKDQTKCAASVGIGSNILLARMATRRAKPDGQYHLKPEEVDDFIRGQLVTNLPGVGHSMESKLASLGIKTCGDLQYMTMAKLQKEFGPKTGQMLYRFCRGLDDRPVRTEKERKSVSAEINYGIRFTQPKEAEAFLLSLSEEIQRRLEATGMKGKRLTLKIMVRKPGAPVETAKFGGHGICDNIARTVTLDQATDNAKIIGKAMLNMFHTMKLNISDMRGVGIHVNQLVPTNLNPSTCPSRPSVHSSHFPGGSYSVRDVFQVQKAKKSTEEEHKEVFRAAVDLEISSASRTCTFLPPFPAHLPTSPDTNKAESSGKWNGLHSPVSVQSRLNLSIEVPSPSQLDQSVLEALPPDLREQVEQVCAVQQAESHGDKKKEPVNGCNTGILPQPVGTVLLQIPEPQESNSDTGINVIALPAFSQVDPEVFAALPAELQRELKAAYDQRQRQGENSTHQQSASASVPKNPLLHLKAAVKEKKRNKKKKTIGSPKRIQSPLKNKLLNSPAKTLPGACGSPQKLIDGFLKHEGPPTEKPLEELSASTSGVPGLSSLQSDPAGCVRPPAPNLAGAVEFNDVKTLLREWITTISDPMEEDILQVVKYCTDLIEEKDLEKLDLVIKYMKRLMQQSVESVWNMAFDFILDNVQVVLQQTYGSTLKVT encoded by the exons ATGTACAATGCTGTTGGCATCTCAGCCACTGTGGAGCCACTTCAGGAGCATGGAATTGGTCATTTGGGAATTGGGTG GCAACTTGGCATTAAGAACGGAATGTTTTTTGGGCATGCTAAACAACTATGTCCTAATCTTCAAGCTGTTCCATACGATTTTCATGCATATAAGGAAGTCGCACGAACATTGTATGAAACATTGGCAAG CTACACTCATAACATTGAAGCTGTCAGTTGTGATGAAGCGCTGGTAGACATTACCGAAATCCTTGCAGAGACCAAACTTACTCCTGATGAATTTGCAAATGCTGTTCGTATGGAAATCAAAGACCAGACGAAATGTGCTGCCTCTGTTGGAATTG gttcTAATATTCTCCTGGCTAGAATGGCAACTAGAAGAGCAAAACCAGATGGGCAGTACCACCTAAAACCAGAAGAAGTAGATGATTTTATCAGAGGTCAGCTAGTTACTAATCTACCag GAGTTGGACATTCAATGGAATCTAAGTTGGCATCTTTGGGAATTAAAACTTGTGGAGACTTGCAGTATATGACCATGGCAAAACTCCAAAAAGAATTTGGTCCCAAAACAGGTCAGATGCTTTATAGGTTCTGCCGTGGCTTGGATGATAGACCAGTTCgaactgaaaaggaaagaaaatctgtttCAGCTGAGATCAACTATGGAATAAGGTTTACCCAG CCAAAAGAGGCAGAAGCTTTTCTTCTGAGTCTTTCAGAAGAAATTCAAAGAAGACTAGAAGCCACTGGCATGAAGGGTAAACGTCTGACTCTCAAAATCATGGTACGAAAGCCCGGGgctcctgtagaaactgcaaaattTGGAGGCCATGGAATTTGTGATAACATTGCCAG GACTGTAACTCTTGACCAGGCAACAGATAATGCAAAAATAATTGGAAAGGCGATGCTAAACATGTTTCATACAATGAAACTAAATATATCGGATATGAGAGGG GTTGGGATTCACGTGAACCAGTTGGTTCCAACTAATCTGAACCCTTCCACATGTCCCAGTCGCCCATCAGTTCACTCAAGCCACTTTCCTGGTGGGTCATACTCTGTCCGTGATGTCTTCCAAGTTCAGAAAGCTAAGAAATCCACAGAAGAGGAGCACAAAGAAG TATTTCGGGCTGCTGTGGATCTGGAAATATCATCTGCTTCTAGAACTTGCACTTTCTTGCCACCTTTTCCTGCACATCTGCCGACCAGTCCTGATACTAACAAGGCTGAGTCTTCAGGGAAATGGAATGGTCTACATTCTCCTGTCAGTGTGCAGTCAAGACTTAACCTGAGTATAGAGGTCCCGTCACCTTCCCAG CTGGATCAGTCTGTTTTAGAAGCACTTCCACCTGATCTCCGGGAACAAGTAGAGCAAGTCTGTGCTGTCCAGCAAGCAGAGTCACATGGCgacaaaaagaaagaaccagTAAATGGCTGTAATACAGGAATTTTGCCACAACCAGTTGGGACAGTCTTGTTGCAAATACCAGAACCTCAAGAATCGAACAGTGACACAGGAATAAATGTAATAGCCCTTCCAGCATTTTCACAG GTGGACCCTGAGGTATTTGCTGCCCTTCCTGCTGAACTTCAAAGGGAGCTGAAAGCAGCGTATGATCAAAGACAAAGGCAGGGCGAGAACAGCACTCACCAGCAGTCAGCCAGCGCATCTG TGCCAAAGAATCCTTTACTTCATCTAAAGGCagcagtgaaagaaaagaaaagaaacaagaagaaaaaaaccatcGGTTCCCCAAAAAGGATTCAGAGTCCTTTGAAAAACAAGCTGCTTAACAGTCCTGCAAAAACTCTGCCAGGGGCCTGTGGCAGTCCCCAGAAGTTAATTGATGGGTTTCTAAAACATGAAGGACCTCCTACAGAGAAACCCCTG GAAGAACTCTCTGCTTCTACTTCAGGTGTGCCAGGCCTTTCTAGTTTGCAGTCTGACCCAGCTGGCTGTGTGAGACCTCCAGCACCCAATCTAGCTGGAGCTGTTGAATTCAATGATGTGAAGACCTTGCTCAGAGAATGGATAACTACAATTTCAG ATCCAATGGAAGAAGACATTCTCCAAGTTGTGAAATACTGTACTGATctaatagaagaaaaagatttggaaaaactggatctagttataaaatacatgaaaag GTTGATGCAGCAATCGGTGGAATCGGTTTGGAATATGGCATTTGACTTTATTCTTGACAATGTTCAGGTGGTTTTACAACAAACTTATGGAAGCACATTAAAAGTTACATAA
- the REV1 gene encoding DNA repair protein REV1 isoform X4: MFFGHAKQLCPNLQAVPYDFHAYKEVARTLYETLASYTHNIEAVSCDEALVDITEILAETKLTPDEFANAVRMEIKDQTKCAASVGIGSNILLARMATRRAKPDGQYHLKPEEVDDFIRGQLVTNLPGVGHSMESKLASLGIKTCGDLQYMTMAKLQKEFGPKTGQMLYRFCRGLDDRPVRTEKERKSVSAEINYGIRFTQPKEAEAFLLSLSEEIQRRLEATGMKGKRLTLKIMVRKPGAPVETAKFGGHGICDNIARTVTLDQATDNAKIIGKAMLNMFHTMKLNISDMRGVGIHVNQLVPTNLNPSTCPSRPSVHSSHFPGGSYSVRDVFQVQKAKKSTEEEHKEVFRAAVDLEISSASRTCTFLPPFPAHLPTSPDTNKAESSGKWNGLHSPVSVQSRLNLSIEVPSPSQLDQSVLEALPPDLREQVEQVCAVQQAESHGDKKKEPVNGCNTGILPQPVGTVLLQIPEPQESNSDTGINVIALPAFSQVDPEVFAALPAELQRELKAAYDQRQRQGENSTHQQSASASVPKNPLLHLKAAVKEKKRNKKKKTIGSPKRIQSPLKNKLLNSPAKTLPGACGSPQKLIDGFLKHEGPPTEKPLEELSASTSGVPGLSSLQSDPAGCVRPPAPNLAGAVEFNDVKTLLREWITTISDPMEEDILQVVKYCTDLIEEKDLEKLDLVIKYMKRLMQQSVESVWNMAFDFILDNVQVVLQQTYGSTLKVT, encoded by the exons ATGTTTTTTGGGCATGCTAAACAACTATGTCCTAATCTTCAAGCTGTTCCATACGATTTTCATGCATATAAGGAAGTCGCACGAACATTGTATGAAACATTGGCAAG CTACACTCATAACATTGAAGCTGTCAGTTGTGATGAAGCGCTGGTAGACATTACCGAAATCCTTGCAGAGACCAAACTTACTCCTGATGAATTTGCAAATGCTGTTCGTATGGAAATCAAAGACCAGACGAAATGTGCTGCCTCTGTTGGAATTG gttcTAATATTCTCCTGGCTAGAATGGCAACTAGAAGAGCAAAACCAGATGGGCAGTACCACCTAAAACCAGAAGAAGTAGATGATTTTATCAGAGGTCAGCTAGTTACTAATCTACCag GAGTTGGACATTCAATGGAATCTAAGTTGGCATCTTTGGGAATTAAAACTTGTGGAGACTTGCAGTATATGACCATGGCAAAACTCCAAAAAGAATTTGGTCCCAAAACAGGTCAGATGCTTTATAGGTTCTGCCGTGGCTTGGATGATAGACCAGTTCgaactgaaaaggaaagaaaatctgtttCAGCTGAGATCAACTATGGAATAAGGTTTACCCAG CCAAAAGAGGCAGAAGCTTTTCTTCTGAGTCTTTCAGAAGAAATTCAAAGAAGACTAGAAGCCACTGGCATGAAGGGTAAACGTCTGACTCTCAAAATCATGGTACGAAAGCCCGGGgctcctgtagaaactgcaaaattTGGAGGCCATGGAATTTGTGATAACATTGCCAG GACTGTAACTCTTGACCAGGCAACAGATAATGCAAAAATAATTGGAAAGGCGATGCTAAACATGTTTCATACAATGAAACTAAATATATCGGATATGAGAGGG GTTGGGATTCACGTGAACCAGTTGGTTCCAACTAATCTGAACCCTTCCACATGTCCCAGTCGCCCATCAGTTCACTCAAGCCACTTTCCTGGTGGGTCATACTCTGTCCGTGATGTCTTCCAAGTTCAGAAAGCTAAGAAATCCACAGAAGAGGAGCACAAAGAAG TATTTCGGGCTGCTGTGGATCTGGAAATATCATCTGCTTCTAGAACTTGCACTTTCTTGCCACCTTTTCCTGCACATCTGCCGACCAGTCCTGATACTAACAAGGCTGAGTCTTCAGGGAAATGGAATGGTCTACATTCTCCTGTCAGTGTGCAGTCAAGACTTAACCTGAGTATAGAGGTCCCGTCACCTTCCCAG CTGGATCAGTCTGTTTTAGAAGCACTTCCACCTGATCTCCGGGAACAAGTAGAGCAAGTCTGTGCTGTCCAGCAAGCAGAGTCACATGGCgacaaaaagaaagaaccagTAAATGGCTGTAATACAGGAATTTTGCCACAACCAGTTGGGACAGTCTTGTTGCAAATACCAGAACCTCAAGAATCGAACAGTGACACAGGAATAAATGTAATAGCCCTTCCAGCATTTTCACAG GTGGACCCTGAGGTATTTGCTGCCCTTCCTGCTGAACTTCAAAGGGAGCTGAAAGCAGCGTATGATCAAAGACAAAGGCAGGGCGAGAACAGCACTCACCAGCAGTCAGCCAGCGCATCTG TGCCAAAGAATCCTTTACTTCATCTAAAGGCagcagtgaaagaaaagaaaagaaacaagaagaaaaaaaccatcGGTTCCCCAAAAAGGATTCAGAGTCCTTTGAAAAACAAGCTGCTTAACAGTCCTGCAAAAACTCTGCCAGGGGCCTGTGGCAGTCCCCAGAAGTTAATTGATGGGTTTCTAAAACATGAAGGACCTCCTACAGAGAAACCCCTG GAAGAACTCTCTGCTTCTACTTCAGGTGTGCCAGGCCTTTCTAGTTTGCAGTCTGACCCAGCTGGCTGTGTGAGACCTCCAGCACCCAATCTAGCTGGAGCTGTTGAATTCAATGATGTGAAGACCTTGCTCAGAGAATGGATAACTACAATTTCAG ATCCAATGGAAGAAGACATTCTCCAAGTTGTGAAATACTGTACTGATctaatagaagaaaaagatttggaaaaactggatctagttataaaatacatgaaaag GTTGATGCAGCAATCGGTGGAATCGGTTTGGAATATGGCATTTGACTTTATTCTTGACAATGTTCAGGTGGTTTTACAACAAACTTATGGAAGCACATTAAAAGTTACATAA